AGTTTGGAAATGAATCATATGTACGCATGTATTCATATCTCAATACATTGTTCTGTTTCAATTATcactaatttttttttgcctttagGTTGGCTTCAAATGCTGCTTATATATCAAAGATTCTCTTTTATAAGCTTTTAGGAACTTGATTTGacaaatttcatcattttaatgGGTGGTTTGTCTTTGTCATCTTTGGCAGTTTCTTCTAACTTATGTTTTGGGGTAACGTCACTTTTGATATCTTCTTTTCCCTTTTCACTTGATGAATCTGGTTCAACTTTGTCTTCTGTAGCTGCCTTTGAATCTCCTCTCTCTTCTGACTTTTTCTCTTCTACAGAGTCTTTCCCTTTTGAATCACTACCATGAAATCCAAGTCCAATGTGAGATCTGGGCCCTCCAGCAAATTTATGTTCCAAGCCACCTGTGAACTGCTTTTCTAGATTGCTTGTCATGGTCTCTGTATCATTTGCTGTAAAAAATGAGGAAAAATAAGTTCaaattaaaagtatatataattttataacagtcatatagttatatatacatataaaataacaaaatttatcatttcctcttatttttacatattagaTTCAGTTAgtgttttaaaggga
The nucleotide sequence above comes from Argopecten irradians isolate NY chromosome 1, Ai_NY, whole genome shotgun sequence. Encoded proteins:
- the LOC138325465 gene encoding small acidic protein-like isoform X2; the encoded protein is MSEAENTDKPGSHVASKQSKETLDVDKVHSANSWEKVELGDDDRKKKFLRLMGAAKTQHQGRFVIGDQEKSHGRATNDTETMTSNLEKQFTGGLEHKFAGGPRSHIGLGFHGSDSKGKDSVEEKKSEERGDSKAATEDKVEPDSSSEKGKEDIKSDVTPKHKLEETAKDDKDKPPIKMMKFVKSSS